AAACAATAAAGCAGAAGCACATATATAGCATGAATTTAAGGAAGCACACCACGCTTGGATCTCTCTATTGTGCATGTATATATACATGCCCGCTCCAACATGCAAATAATAACTAGTTAGCTCGAGGCACATCACCCCAAACCTCCTCGCCAAACAAGATGATTTTTCTCTTAGCTTCAACCCTGAACCGTGACCCGAGGCGATGGTCATCCTCACGAAGGAGAACAACCCTGTCACCAATTCTCAGTTCATAGTCGGCAACAAATTGAAGCCAGCCTATAGAAAGCCATGGCTTGTTGTAAACTCCATTTGATCTCTTCCTGCAACGAATTACCCGAAGCTTACCGCTGCTGTCTTTGACtttcaaatcaacaaaaaattccCCTGCGAAATCAAGATACTGTAAAGAACGAGATGGGAATGAGAACTGAAATTGGATATCAGTATATTTTAGCTCTTTGTTAAACATCTCCATTTTGATTTCTTTGGGACGTGAAAAGAGAGACAGACATTTATAATACtgatattttatcaaagtggCATTTTGGATGgcattttgggtcaaaatttagactttagagtCTAGCCCTGTCTCTCTCTTGATGAAAAGGATGGGGTAAAAAAGTGACATGAGATGTCACATGTTTTAGACATGagattgaatttaaatatcggtattaaaaaatactttcactTTGGAGATGATACTCCAAATACTTTCACTTTGGAGATGATACTCCACTTTGGAGATGATACTCCAAATACTTTCACTTTGGAGATGATACTCCACTTTGGAGATGATACTCCAAATACTTCCACTTTGGATACTCCAAATACTTCCACTTTGGAGATGATACTCCACTTTGGAGATGATACTCCAAATACTTCCACTTTGGAGATGATACTCCAAAGGACGCGGGCCCACTTCAATCTGACGgctcaaaacaatcaaaaaaataaaatccaatggCGTACCTTGACTTGTAGAACAAAAGACGCGAAAACACGGAGCCGCTCGTGCCCAGAGTTTGGAAGATATTCGCCTCGACAACCACAAACCCCTCCTGGACCCCACACTCTCCTCTCCAAAATGCCACTTTGATAGAAAGGCAGTATTATAAATGTCTGTCTCTCTTTTCACGTCCCAAAGAAATCAAAATGGAGATGTTTAACAAAGAGCTAAAATATACTGATATCCAATTTCAGTTCTCATTCCCATCTCGTTCTTTACAGTATCTTGATTTCGCAGGggaattttttgttgatttgaaaGTCAAAGACAGCAGCGGTAAGCTTCGGGTAATTCGTTGCAGGAAGAGATCAAATGGAGTTTACAACAAGCCATGGCTTTCTATAGGCTGGCTTCAATTTGTTGCCGACTATGAACTGAGAATTGGTGACAGGGTTGTTCTCCTTCGTGAGGATGACCATCGCCTCGGGTCACGGTTCAGGGTTGAAGCTAAGAGAAAAATCATCTTGTTTGGCGAGGAGGTTTGGGGTGATGTGCCTCGAGCTAACTAGTTATTATTTGCATGTTGGAGCGGGCATGTATATATACATGCACAATAGAGAGATCCAAGCGTGGTGTGCTTCCTTAAATTCATGCTATATATGTGCTTCTGCTTTATTGTTTCTAGtcataattaattagcatcGTTCTAGCTAATTAAATGGTTGTATTGCTGTTCTTGAttgcttgtttatttatgtattttgaaatatatttgcGCTGTCCTCAAATCATGTTAATTTCCAAAACCTCCTGCACTCGctctattttttagattttctttatgCTTGAGACGGGATAGATTCATGTTTAGTTTGATTGACAGATTGAGGGGTCTACGCTCAAAGCTCAGACTCGAGTAATAGAACATGAGGCATAATCGATCCAagcacaaacaaaacaaattaagagcAGTACAAGGCATAGCTGGAGcctaaaaactaataaagagcCTAAATATTTAGTATACAACCACAAAGAGAATTCCTTACCATTACTATCACTCTACACATCCAGATCTTCCTCAAGTAGCCTAATAATAGAAAGCcactaaaaaaaagtcaagttcatGATGATACAAGCCCTAGATATAGAGACGTACAACCCCTACGAGGTGAGAGTTCTTCAATGGTCAAACATGTATTAGACACAtgtctttttaaaaacttaatctaCATCAAGATAGGCTTCCAAATTCAAGAGTGCATGTAAAAAATGTACATATTGGTCTAGAGTTGATCATGCAAGATACAAACCTCATTTGCAAAATTCTCATCACCATCAAGGGTAAAGAGATTgtgtataataaatttattctctaaattattattatgtaattactaatataaccactattaattataatacccttaattaataaaaagtgcataacaaaaaacataattaattatattattctatttattattactatttttttttaaggctttCACAGCTTAGCACTACGATATCTAGAGAGAGACAGAGCTAAATCTTGCATTATCTGGATATTTCTGCATGTTTTTTGTTCGATTAAGCAATCTATATTGTATACCAACGAATTACATTCGGTGTCTGCTGCATGAATCGTCTAGTTGATGGCTTTGACATTGAAGATACATTACTGAAAAGAAGCTTCATATGGCACTACAGGATCATACGCCTGAGCTGCTTGATAAATCGGCCTAGAACTGAACGATACCGTTGGTGTGGTGGGCGGCAACACCCTTGATGCTCTGAGGCGTGTG
The DNA window shown above is from Populus trichocarpa isolate Nisqually-1 chromosome 4, P.trichocarpa_v4.1, whole genome shotgun sequence and carries:
- the LOC112327189 gene encoding uncharacterized protein LOC112327189; this encodes MEMFNKELKYTDIQFQFSFPSRSLQYLDFAGEFFVDLKVKDSSGKLRVIRCRKRSNGVYNKPWLSIGWLQFVADYELRIGDRVVLLREDDHRLGSRFRVEAKRKIILFGEEVWGDVPRAN